In the Sander lucioperca isolate FBNREF2018 chromosome 24, SLUC_FBN_1.2, whole genome shotgun sequence genome, ATAATGTGAACTGTATGCAAGTTGCTGTTCACTATTTTTAGCTgtctttggtttaaaaaaagagaactaAATATTTTCTGCAATTTTGGagtggatttaaaaatgtgatttaataCTCACAAAATGCTAAACTACAGCTATCACTAACTCAGACGGTTGTTTGCAGTGACTCTTGTGAAAACCATCAGGAGAGAACCAGATGTTACTCCGATATGCACCAATAAAACTTTGAGTCCCATCACACTTCTAGTGTGTAAGATCAGAACAGAGACGAGCGGGGGAGAAGAGTGTCGTCTGCTGTATCAATATGGACAGGACTTTGAGAACCAATGTGACTCCAGATTCACACTTATGATGGAGAATCAGACTGTTTTTCTCCACCTGACCAGTTTAACACCAGTGGATAGTGGGAACCACACCTGTGAGTGTACATATCCTGGTGAAACATACATTCTCCATCTGAATATCACTGTGGAAGGTAAACAGATATTATATTTTTCCTTCATACTTTGGCTAAATTTAATAAAAGCATACAATAATTAGCCATCTTAAGGGCAAATACCAGTGTCATTTTTCTGACAAAGACTTTTTTCTTTACAATGTTTTAGAGGATGGAGATGCTGACAgttcaacacaaatacagatTCTAAGCGCCTTGATTGGTGTAACTATAGTCATCACTATAACTGCAGTTATCTTCAGGTGTATCTACAGAGGTATGCGACATGGGTGAGAGACTACtgcaatgttcataaatatttTTAGGAATGCTTTATAACCTAATGGCATTGGACGCTCTAAAACGATATAACTACATCAATTGTGATGAACAAATGTTAGTTCATTTACATGCAGCATCAAGCTTTCTTGACTTTCTGTTTCATGCAAAGTAAAAAAGGAAGACGCTgcctttcatttcatttcctgtCCTATC is a window encoding:
- the LOC116044777 gene encoding uncharacterized protein LOC116044777 isoform X5, whose amino-acid sequence is MAKWRPCFFLLLPLTVCFDSEVTLVKTIRREPDVTPICTNKTLSPITLLVCKIRTETSGGEECRLLYQYGQDFENQCDSRFTLMMENQTVFLHLTSLTPVDSGNHTCECTYPGETYILHLNITVEEDGDADSSTQIQILSALIGVTIVITITAVIFRCIYRGMRHGRQPQPLSSHPNTEPEDIEPYSTFMRRESGLYSTVRVNVCNTNNTNMSTTEDTHAGVF